In Marinomonas posidonica IVIA-Po-181, a single window of DNA contains:
- a CDS encoding argininosuccinate synthase has translation MSDVKKVVLAYSGGLDTSVIVKWLQEEYNCEVVTFTADLGQGEEVEPARAKAQALGIKEIYIEDLREEFVRDFVFPMFRANTIYEGEYLLGTSIARPLIAKRLIEIANETGADAISHGATGKGNDQVRFELGAYALKPGVKVIAPWREWDLTSRETLMAYCEEHKIPVDFSNKKKKSPYSMDANLLHISYEGDMLEDPWAEAEADMWRWSVSPEEAPNEATYLEIGYEKGDPISINGEAMSPATILATLNKIGGENGIGRVDIVENRFVGMKARGCYETPGGTIMMKAHRAIESITLDREAAHLKDEMMPRYAKIIYNGFWWSEERRMMQALIDTSQEHVNGTVRLKLYKGNVEVVGRQSPNSLFDSSVATFEDDAGAYDQKDAAGFIKLNALRMRIAAQKGRGFLDKK, from the coding sequence ATGTCTGACGTGAAGAAGGTAGTGCTTGCCTATTCAGGCGGCCTGGATACTTCCGTAATCGTGAAGTGGCTTCAAGAAGAGTATAACTGTGAAGTGGTGACCTTTACCGCTGACTTAGGGCAGGGTGAAGAAGTTGAACCAGCTCGCGCGAAAGCTCAAGCGTTGGGTATTAAAGAAATCTACATCGAAGATTTGCGTGAAGAATTTGTCCGTGACTTCGTATTCCCTATGTTCCGAGCAAACACCATTTATGAAGGCGAATACCTACTAGGTACGTCAATTGCTCGTCCTTTGATCGCAAAACGTTTGATTGAAATTGCTAACGAAACCGGTGCTGATGCGATTTCTCACGGTGCGACGGGTAAAGGTAATGACCAAGTTCGTTTTGAATTAGGCGCTTATGCTCTTAAACCAGGTGTTAAAGTGATTGCACCTTGGCGTGAGTGGGACTTAACGTCTCGTGAAACCCTAATGGCGTATTGTGAAGAGCACAAAATCCCAGTTGATTTTTCTAACAAAAAGAAAAAATCCCCATACTCAATGGATGCTAACCTGCTTCACATTTCTTATGAAGGTGACATGCTGGAAGATCCTTGGGCCGAAGCCGAAGCGGACATGTGGCGCTGGTCTGTGTCTCCTGAAGAAGCTCCAAACGAAGCGACTTACTTGGAAATCGGTTACGAAAAAGGCGACCCAATTTCTATCAATGGCGAAGCCATGTCACCTGCGACAATCTTGGCAACGTTGAACAAGATTGGTGGCGAGAACGGCATTGGCCGTGTTGATATCGTTGAAAACCGTTTTGTTGGTATGAAAGCCCGTGGCTGTTACGAAACACCTGGTGGCACCATCATGATGAAAGCACACCGTGCGATTGAGTCCATTACCCTTGACCGTGAAGCAGCGCATTTGAAAGATGAAATGATGCCTCGTTACGCTAAGATCATTTACAACGGTTTTTGGTGGTCTGAAGAGCGTCGTATGATGCAAGCCTTGATCGACACATCTCAAGAACACGTTAACGGTACCGTGCGTCTGAAATTGTACAAAGGCAATGTTGAAGTGGTTGGTCGTCAATCACCAAACAGCTTGTTCGATAGCTCTGTGGCCACATTCGAAGACGATGCCGGTGCATACGACCAGAAAGATGCGGCTGGCTTCATTAAATTGAATGCGTTGCGCATGCGCATCGCGGCACAAAAAGGCCGTGGCTTTTTAGATAAAAAGTAA
- a CDS encoding ribokinase translates to MTIYNVGSINLDHLYQLDHFVRPGETMASDHYQCLLGGKGANQSVALAKAGAEVKHVGAIHHTDQSVVTQLQSLGVDTSLIRQIDVPTGHAIIQLTKEAENSIILYQGANHALTEEQVDQVLENAQQGDWVLLQNETNLIEYVMKKAQQQGVKVAFNPAPMNIALTKKLLGLVDLLIVNEVEAMDLIGTPDIDSTLAAFPKAYPDLAVLMTLGKAGVCYFNGEERLQVAAFSVNAVDTTAAGDTFIGFCLSAMMQGQGMAESIRRACAASAICVTRLGAASSIPTQQEVTAFLAQHD, encoded by the coding sequence ATGACAATTTATAATGTTGGTTCGATTAATCTCGACCACCTCTATCAGTTAGACCATTTCGTTCGACCTGGTGAAACCATGGCTTCAGACCATTACCAGTGTTTGCTCGGGGGGAAGGGCGCGAATCAGTCCGTTGCCTTGGCAAAAGCGGGTGCTGAGGTAAAACACGTAGGGGCGATTCACCATACCGATCAAAGTGTGGTGACACAGTTGCAGTCTTTGGGGGTCGACACCAGTTTGATCCGACAAATTGATGTGCCGACGGGGCACGCGATTATTCAGCTGACGAAAGAAGCAGAAAATTCGATTATTCTTTACCAAGGTGCGAACCATGCTTTAACAGAAGAGCAGGTGGATCAGGTGTTGGAGAATGCTCAGCAGGGTGATTGGGTGTTGTTGCAAAATGAGACCAATCTCATTGAATATGTGATGAAGAAAGCGCAGCAGCAGGGAGTGAAAGTCGCCTTTAATCCAGCGCCAATGAACATTGCTCTGACCAAAAAATTGCTTGGCCTAGTAGATTTACTGATCGTTAATGAAGTTGAGGCGATGGACTTAATTGGCACACCTGACATCGACAGTACCCTTGCTGCTTTTCCGAAAGCTTACCCTGATTTGGCGGTACTGATGACATTAGGCAAGGCGGGTGTATGTTATTTCAATGGTGAAGAACGCCTCCAAGTTGCGGCATTTTCCGTGAATGCCGTTGATACCACGGCGGCTGGCGATACCTTTATTGGTTTTTGTTTGTCGGCCATGATGCAAGGCCAAGGCATGGCTGAGTCCATCCGACGTGCTTGTGCTGCTTCGGCAATATGCGTTACCCGTTTAGGAGCGGCTTCATCCATACCAACTCAGCAGGAAGTCACAGCATTTCTTGCTCAGCATGACTAG
- a CDS encoding response regulator transcription factor: protein MMLKPNQKIINAYYHPTSVVFLDDHQAFLDSVPLALEANVAYQSFVDPQKAIAYINGHTQYRPLLEQDLQLTDSGQSYHYKLDSESILHKTLDNKRFSEPSVLITDYAMPGSNYNGLDVCNAIDNPYVKKILLTGVADEQIAIEALNNKVIDYYLKKNSQDILPKINELIQQYQQDYFNDMTRVVREGLKVSSPLIDDPAVVGYFFDFIEQKNIVEYHLYTESSPASLDFLLLDEQGKRHRLLLLNKEDIKAHRDVAADAGAPDALLKTLDSLSSIPLFPSLDGFYHPDMTSDWQNHFYPSTKIHGQEDYLATFIQETAPFPKQTEQSVSLQEYLQGNMATTSSSTS, encoded by the coding sequence ATGATGCTTAAACCAAACCAGAAAATAATTAATGCCTATTATCATCCTACTAGCGTGGTTTTTCTAGATGACCATCAGGCGTTTTTAGACAGTGTCCCCCTAGCATTGGAAGCGAACGTCGCCTATCAGTCTTTTGTCGACCCCCAAAAAGCCATTGCTTACATCAATGGCCATACACAATACCGCCCTTTACTCGAACAAGACCTACAGTTGACAGACTCAGGGCAGTCTTACCACTATAAACTTGATAGCGAATCTATTCTGCATAAAACACTCGACAACAAGCGTTTTTCAGAACCTTCTGTGCTGATCACTGACTATGCCATGCCAGGGTCGAATTATAATGGCTTGGATGTCTGTAACGCCATTGATAACCCTTATGTTAAAAAAATTCTACTGACTGGCGTAGCGGATGAACAAATCGCCATAGAAGCCTTAAACAATAAAGTCATTGATTATTATCTAAAGAAAAATTCCCAAGACATTCTTCCCAAAATCAATGAGCTAATTCAGCAATATCAACAAGACTACTTTAATGATATGACACGGGTAGTCAGAGAAGGTTTAAAAGTCAGTTCTCCCTTAATTGATGACCCAGCCGTGGTGGGGTATTTTTTTGATTTTATTGAGCAAAAAAACATTGTGGAATACCACTTATACACAGAATCAAGCCCAGCATCACTAGATTTTTTACTGCTAGACGAACAGGGGAAACGCCATAGACTACTGTTACTAAACAAAGAAGATATAAAGGCTCATAGGGACGTGGCTGCAGATGCAGGGGCGCCAGACGCCTTGCTTAAAACATTAGACAGCTTATCGAGCATCCCTTTATTTCCAAGTTTAGACGGTTTTTATCATCCTGATATGACATCAGACTGGCAAAATCATTTCTACCCAAGCACCAAAATCCATGGACAGGAAGACTACCTAGCCACCTTTATTCAGGAAACAGCCCCCTTCCCCAAACAAACAGAACAAAGCGTTTCTCTGCAAGAATATTTACAAGGCAATATGGCTACAACCAGTAGCAGTACCAGCTGA
- a CDS encoding aspartate aminotransferase family protein, whose amino-acid sequence MSHIAKTNLTQAQLDAHWMAYTGNREFKKDPRIISTASGHYYTDADGRQIFDGLSGLWTCGLGHSVPAINEAVANQVKTLDYSPAFQFGHEKSFQLAEKISDFMPAGLNRVFFTGSGSESVDTALKVARAYWRKKGLGTKTKFIGRAKGYHGAGISGFSVGGIPANRILYGQGLESYHLPHTQVPGTEFSKGMADTGKERAEDLLNMIAMHDASNIAAVIVEPMSGSAGVIVPPKGYLQRLREICDQHNILLIFDEVITAFGRMGAQSGSEAFGVTPDVITMAKQVTNGVIPMGAAVFKQEIYDTFMDTGGADYMLEIPHGYTYSAHPIACAAGLASLETIRSQGLIERVNQMSPVWEKYVHSLKGASDAITDIRNYGFAAGITLAAVDGEPAKRPYQIAMSMWDKGYYVRYGGDTIQLAPPFTTEESEMSSLIDALGESIKKFG is encoded by the coding sequence ATGAGCCATATCGCTAAAACCAACCTAACTCAAGCTCAGCTTGATGCCCATTGGATGGCCTACACAGGCAACCGTGAATTTAAAAAAGATCCTCGCATTATTAGCACAGCATCAGGCCACTATTACACCGATGCCGATGGCCGCCAGATCTTTGATGGCCTGTCTGGCCTTTGGACCTGTGGATTAGGACACAGCGTACCGGCCATCAACGAGGCGGTAGCCAATCAAGTCAAAACGCTAGACTACTCCCCTGCGTTTCAATTTGGCCACGAAAAATCTTTCCAATTGGCGGAGAAAATCAGCGATTTTATGCCTGCAGGTTTGAACCGTGTTTTCTTTACAGGGTCAGGTTCAGAGTCCGTGGATACGGCGCTAAAAGTAGCGCGAGCCTATTGGCGTAAGAAGGGCTTGGGTACGAAAACGAAGTTCATCGGACGTGCCAAAGGCTACCATGGTGCTGGTATTTCCGGTTTCAGTGTCGGTGGCATTCCGGCAAACCGAATTTTATATGGACAAGGATTAGAATCTTATCATTTGCCGCATACTCAAGTGCCTGGCACAGAATTTAGCAAAGGCATGGCAGACACGGGTAAGGAACGAGCAGAAGACCTGCTAAACATGATTGCCATGCATGATGCCTCTAACATCGCCGCCGTCATTGTCGAGCCTATGTCTGGTTCAGCTGGTGTGATCGTACCACCAAAAGGCTATCTACAACGTTTGAGAGAAATTTGTGACCAACACAACATCCTTTTGATTTTTGATGAAGTCATTACCGCATTCGGCCGTATGGGCGCGCAATCTGGCTCTGAAGCTTTTGGCGTCACCCCGGATGTCATTACCATGGCGAAACAGGTTACCAATGGTGTGATTCCCATGGGGGCAGCGGTATTTAAACAGGAAATTTACGACACCTTCATGGACACGGGTGGAGCGGATTACATGTTGGAAATTCCCCATGGCTACACTTATTCCGCTCATCCTATTGCCTGTGCGGCGGGTTTAGCGTCTTTAGAAACCATTCGTTCTCAAGGGCTGATTGAAAGAGTCAATCAAATGAGTCCAGTATGGGAAAAATACGTTCACTCCCTAAAAGGCGCAAGCGATGCCATTACGGACATTCGTAACTATGGTTTTGCCGCAGGTATTACCCTAGCCGCTGTTGACGGAGAACCTGCCAAGCGCCCTTACCAAATCGCCATGTCCATGTGGGATAAAGGCTATTATGTGCGCTATGGTGGCGACACTATTCAACTGGCTCCTCCCTTTACAACAGAGGAATCCGAAATGAGCAGTCTAATTGACGCGCTAGGAGAAAGTATAAAGAAATTCGGCTAA
- a CDS encoding sensor histidine kinase, with product MKIRFSAVYSHICRSLSESAEYFLPHTLYISLIGVIGFPSYYLLWTYVFPQPYENLTLRLLGALLFGGLTLLRIWPASMRPYINFYWLVTMIYTLPFFFTYMLLMNGGNLVWAMSMIAGLAVLILLAYSWILFIFTLLVGSLLALLAYALTVDKVMLTNYLIQLPIYAFLVVTTSIIFYYPYRLKQEKLKVLASIGAEISHELRTPLMTIHNHAYGLNRNLPTLLQAYELAKNHNLIKASIRPDIFKTLELSIEQIQNEVRHSNTIIDMLLMNLGKSKVDAEEFKYFSMAEIITQAIDRYPFDSNREREIVKINLKKDFQFLGSDLLMVHVVFNLIKNALVFTNGIPEPSIEITLDKAPNMNQVYFRDNGRGISLQDRDSIFENFYSSGNQDKGAGTGIGLAFCKKILVSFHANIKCDSELGEYTEFVLSFPITKKKTQK from the coding sequence ATGAAAATACGGTTTTCTGCTGTCTATAGTCACATCTGTCGATCACTCTCTGAGAGTGCTGAGTATTTCCTACCACACACCCTTTATATTAGTTTAATTGGTGTAATAGGTTTTCCCTCATACTACCTGCTGTGGACTTATGTGTTTCCACAACCCTATGAAAACCTAACCTTACGATTATTAGGTGCTCTTTTATTTGGAGGCCTAACCTTACTTCGAATCTGGCCAGCTTCTATGCGCCCCTATATCAATTTCTATTGGCTAGTTACTATGATCTATACTTTGCCCTTCTTCTTTACCTATATGTTACTAATGAATGGCGGCAATCTTGTGTGGGCTATGTCTATGATAGCAGGACTAGCGGTACTAATATTGCTAGCCTATAGCTGGATACTATTCATCTTTACGCTTCTTGTCGGTTCTTTATTGGCTTTATTGGCCTATGCCTTAACGGTAGATAAAGTAATGTTAACCAATTACCTCATTCAGCTACCGATTTACGCCTTTTTAGTTGTTACAACCAGCATCATTTTTTACTACCCCTATCGACTTAAGCAGGAAAAGCTCAAGGTATTGGCCTCAATAGGAGCGGAAATTTCTCATGAGTTGAGAACACCACTGATGACCATTCACAACCACGCCTACGGCCTAAATAGAAACCTACCAACCCTACTTCAAGCCTATGAATTAGCAAAAAATCATAACCTAATCAAAGCATCTATCAGGCCGGACATATTTAAAACCCTAGAACTCTCAATAGAGCAAATCCAAAACGAGGTCAGGCACTCCAATACCATTATTGACATGTTATTAATGAACCTGGGGAAATCGAAAGTAGATGCAGAAGAATTTAAATATTTTTCTATGGCAGAGATTATTACCCAAGCGATTGATCGCTATCCGTTTGACTCCAATAGAGAACGTGAAATTGTAAAAATAAATCTCAAAAAAGACTTTCAGTTTTTGGGCTCAGACCTCCTCATGGTACATGTGGTTTTTAATCTGATTAAAAATGCCCTAGTATTTACAAATGGGATTCCAGAGCCCAGTATTGAAATCACTTTAGATAAAGCGCCTAATATGAACCAGGTCTATTTTAGAGACAATGGCAGAGGGATTTCTCTACAGGATAGAGACTCGATTTTTGAGAACTTTTATTCTTCCGGCAATCAGGATAAGGGCGCAGGAACAGGGATTGGTTTGGCATTTTGCAAAAAAATATTAGTGAGCTTTCATGCCAATATCAAATGCGATTCTGAACTTGGGGAATACACAGAGTTTGTATTAAGTTTTCCCATAACCAAGAAAAAGACACAAAAATAG
- a CDS encoding flagellar protein MotY, translated as MITQLITLERDVSMGIAQQLLIRTTFLLTAGLSFNQAQALTHYQSGITDSEWLLSGDIFSCSLTHPVPHYGEGQFIKEAGEPMKFVLQPKNEKLGPGQVYIISQAPDWSPGSNPETLDILPYPGYGLTVEVGGKVAERMLTSLDRGRHPVVAGRAWENSKETVEVGLSNINFAPAYNEFRRCLSTLLPVNYDQIARTAALFPLNGVNLTERIKARLDLVALYVSSDPSVEYIYIDGHTDNIGSRRDNRELSKIRAEKVTAYLLEKGVAAGKIISRYHGERYPSTSNNNAQGRERNRRVTIRLEKNDIN; from the coding sequence ATGATAACACAACTGATTACGCTTGAACGAGATGTCTCAATGGGAATTGCCCAACAACTGCTAATTCGTACAACGTTTCTGCTGACGGCCGGGTTAAGTTTTAACCAGGCACAGGCATTGACTCATTACCAGTCCGGAATAACCGATTCTGAATGGCTACTATCAGGGGATATTTTTTCCTGTAGTTTGACACATCCTGTGCCGCATTATGGAGAAGGCCAATTTATTAAAGAAGCGGGCGAACCGATGAAGTTTGTGTTGCAGCCAAAAAATGAAAAACTCGGTCCGGGTCAGGTGTACATCATTTCGCAAGCGCCAGATTGGTCTCCAGGTAGTAATCCTGAAACATTGGATATTTTGCCCTATCCGGGTTATGGACTGACGGTGGAAGTGGGCGGTAAAGTTGCAGAACGTATGTTGACCAGTTTGGACCGTGGACGTCATCCTGTTGTGGCGGGACGTGCTTGGGAAAACAGCAAAGAAACCGTTGAAGTCGGCTTATCAAACATCAATTTTGCTCCGGCTTATAATGAATTTCGCCGTTGTTTATCCACTCTGTTGCCGGTGAATTACGATCAAATTGCCCGTACTGCGGCTTTATTCCCTTTAAATGGTGTCAATTTAACAGAGCGAATTAAAGCTCGTTTGGATTTGGTGGCTCTGTATGTGTCGTCTGACCCTAGTGTTGAATACATCTACATCGATGGCCATACCGACAACATAGGCTCACGTCGAGATAACCGTGAGCTGTCGAAAATTCGAGCGGAAAAAGTCACCGCCTATTTATTAGAAAAAGGCGTTGCCGCGGGTAAGATTATTTCTCGTTATCACGGCGAGCGTTACCCATCGACCAGCAATAATAATGCACAAGGTCGTGAGCGTAACCGACGGGTGACCATTCGTTTGGAAAAAAACGACATCAATTAG
- a CDS encoding nucleoside hydrolase, which yields MARKIIIDTDPGIDDAMAIFFAFQAPQLEVLGLTTTFGNVSVDLATQNAITLTEIAKVDVPVAKGVAVPSVIAPRPHPDFVHGADGFGNIDWPAPQGQAVEQSAAQFIVDAVRANPGEVTIVALGPLGNLAKALELDPEVANLVDEVVLMGGTAIEYGNVSPVAEANIMNDPHAADKVFTASWQVTMIGLDVTHQVLLGNTVLERIREANPTEGGFLYDCAQHYINFYSSRFDMEGCYFHDASTIAYLMEPSIFGVELGAVRVACEGIGIGQTIFAPEGMTFPEPHWTDVPMTQVCMEVDSDKLLKLFETTLS from the coding sequence ATGGCTCGTAAAATTATTATTGATACGGATCCTGGCATTGATGACGCTATGGCGATTTTCTTTGCTTTCCAAGCGCCACAGTTAGAGGTGCTTGGGTTGACCACAACCTTTGGTAATGTATCAGTGGATCTGGCAACACAAAATGCCATCACACTCACGGAAATTGCTAAGGTTGATGTACCGGTAGCAAAAGGCGTTGCGGTACCGAGCGTGATCGCGCCTCGTCCCCACCCTGACTTTGTTCATGGTGCGGATGGGTTTGGTAATATCGATTGGCCAGCACCACAAGGTCAAGCCGTTGAGCAAAGTGCAGCGCAGTTTATTGTTGACGCAGTACGAGCCAACCCAGGTGAAGTGACCATTGTGGCACTTGGTCCTTTAGGGAATTTAGCGAAAGCCTTAGAGTTAGACCCTGAAGTCGCTAATCTAGTGGATGAAGTGGTGTTGATGGGGGGAACTGCGATTGAATACGGTAATGTATCACCTGTTGCAGAAGCGAACATCATGAACGACCCACATGCGGCGGATAAGGTTTTCACAGCGTCTTGGCAAGTGACCATGATTGGCTTGGATGTGACACATCAAGTGCTATTGGGTAATACGGTACTAGAGCGTATTCGTGAAGCCAATCCAACTGAGGGGGGGTTCTTGTACGACTGTGCACAACATTACATTAACTTCTACAGTAGCCGGTTTGATATGGAAGGTTGTTACTTCCACGATGCTTCTACCATAGCCTACCTTATGGAGCCGAGTATCTTCGGTGTTGAGCTGGGTGCAGTGCGCGTTGCTTGTGAAGGCATTGGTATTGGTCAAACCATCTTTGCACCTGAAGGCATGACCTTTCCTGAGCCACATTGGACAGATGTACCCATGACGCAAGTGTGCATGGAAGTGGACAGTGACAAATTATTAAAATTGTTTGAAACCACGTTATCTTGA
- the cqsA gene encoding alpha-hydroxyketone-type quorum-sensing autoinducer synthase has protein sequence MIFKRNNYPHYLAEKVNAHVQRCEQLGGRNPLHGLNPTSSSLKLISNDYLALANHSKILAAQRKELASFDNMIIMSSVYLHGDNAQLNFEQRMADFMGSEEAVLCQSGYNANIGLVQAIVQGADVPIYLDMMAHMSMRDGTHFSKAAVYSFRHNNIDHLMSLIERHGPGLVMVDSVYSTNGSVCPLKALVDAAYEKGCLLLVDESHSLGTLGPQGRGLVVEYGLQDKVMFRTASLAKAFAGRAGIITCPKGFADYFKCTANPSIFSSGLLSYEIAGLNATLDLIIRADDRRDQLWRNADYLRQALSNLGYNVDASQSQIIGLEAGSERQTTVLKDALESRDVFGSVFCAPATAKNRALVRLSVNAGLTGSQLEQVVEVFKGIREEVGLNKWRSTYKSSLSFQQVS, from the coding sequence ATGATATTCAAACGCAATAATTATCCCCATTACCTAGCCGAAAAAGTGAATGCACATGTGCAACGCTGTGAGCAATTAGGAGGACGAAATCCTTTACATGGTCTTAATCCTACATCATCGTCGCTTAAGTTGATTAGTAATGACTACCTTGCCTTAGCGAATCATTCTAAGATTCTTGCTGCCCAAAGGAAGGAGTTAGCAAGCTTCGATAATATGATAATAATGTCTTCTGTTTATCTGCACGGCGATAATGCGCAGCTCAATTTTGAACAGCGCATGGCGGATTTTATGGGCTCTGAAGAGGCAGTGCTGTGTCAATCTGGGTATAACGCTAATATAGGCTTGGTACAAGCAATTGTACAAGGAGCTGATGTGCCTATTTACCTTGATATGATGGCACATATGTCTATGCGGGATGGTACACACTTTAGTAAGGCGGCCGTTTATTCATTTCGTCATAATAATATCGACCATCTAATGTCACTGATTGAACGTCATGGTCCAGGTTTGGTTATGGTGGATTCTGTTTATAGTACGAATGGTAGTGTCTGTCCTTTAAAGGCGTTGGTGGATGCGGCCTATGAGAAGGGTTGTCTGCTGTTGGTGGATGAGTCCCATTCTTTGGGGACGCTTGGACCTCAGGGCAGAGGTTTGGTGGTGGAGTACGGTTTGCAGGATAAGGTGATGTTCCGTACTGCTAGCTTGGCCAAGGCCTTTGCTGGTCGTGCCGGTATCATTACCTGCCCTAAAGGCTTTGCGGACTATTTTAAATGCACAGCCAATCCCTCTATTTTTAGTTCTGGCCTATTGTCTTATGAAATTGCTGGCTTGAATGCCACCTTAGATTTGATTATCCGTGCAGACGATAGGCGCGATCAATTGTGGCGTAATGCGGACTACCTTAGGCAAGCATTAAGCAATTTGGGGTACAACGTCGATGCATCCCAATCCCAAATCATTGGCCTTGAAGCAGGGTCAGAGAGGCAAACCACAGTGTTAAAAGATGCCTTAGAGTCGAGGGATGTGTTTGGCTCGGTATTCTGTGCGCCTGCAACCGCTAAAAATCGAGCCTTGGTACGCTTATCTGTCAATGCAGGCCTAACAGGTAGTCAATTAGAACAGGTTGTTGAGGTGTTTAAGGGGATTAGAGAGGAGGTAGGATTGAACAAGTGGCGTTCTACCTACAAATCATCTTTGTCTTTTCAGCAGGTCTCATAG